In a genomic window of Brettanomyces nanus chromosome 1, complete sequence:
- a CDS encoding uncharacterized protein (EggNog:ENOG41), which yields MKLPMYSNSVLVALGLFASEALASWQFRSRPDLDVPTLNITIPADDETSSGYIFCAPFSGYADNTNHGPRQAAPYIFTEDGELVWSGFSYFSIWATNFQAGKWNGKNVLFSFEGSHNPAYGHGHGHITILDDKYETIKELRAGNHKISDKHEFNIIDEKTGLIQIYQPVPKDLSAYGGSKEQQWIVDAVFQELDLETGEVLFEWSSLEHVSPEGSVLPINPGQAGSGYNSSDAWDYFHINSVDKDENGDYLISARDMASLYKINGKTGKVMWKLGGIPGNTSSSFTEAEKFQFGFQHHARFVATSPDRKKQIISFYDNSAHGSEDKNGHEVHIAEHSSGKFVEVDTEKWTAKLLNNYVPPYQLLSKSQGSTQLLENGNVIVNWGSEGAMTEYTHEGKVVFHTFFDSGSLGENVENYRAFKFDWHGYPTEQIAVFSEITDSGDTIIYVSWNGDTETKKWKFYSVTDDGSKNLLGESKRTGFETSFTSPNLTKAKIIAEAIDVSGRVLSTSDEVVAEKQVLPYKANDSLAIGTKNFRSYFSWKAAQQIFLSN from the exons ATGAAGC TGCCAATGTATTCAAATTCCGTTTTAGTTGCCTTGGGTCTATTTGCTTCTGAAGCTCTTGCAAGTTGGCAATTCAGGTCCAGACCTGATTTAGATGTCCCAACGTTGAATATTACCATTCCAGCCGATGATGAGACGTCTTCTGGTTACATATTCTGTGCTCCATTTTCTGGTTATGCTGACAATACTAACCATGGACCTCGTCAGGCTGCCCCTTATATTTTCactgaagatggtgaatTAGTGTGGTCCGGATTTAGTTACTTTTCTATATGGGCTACCAACTTCCAAGCTGGTAAATGGAATGGAAAGAATGTcttgttttcttttgaaggttCGCATAACCCTGCATATGGCCATGGCCATGGCCATATCACCATTTTGGACGACAAGTATGAAACTATTAAGGAATTGAGGGCTGGTAACCACAAAATATCCGACAAGCACGAGTTTAACATCATTGATGAGAAGACTGGCTTGATTCAGATATACCAACCTGTTCCAAAAGATTTATCTGCTTACGGAGGATCGAAGGAGCAGCAATGGATTGTCGATGCCGTCTTCCAAGAGCTTGATCTGGAAACAGGTGAAGTCTTGTTTGAGTGGTCTTCTCTTGAGCACGTTTCTCCAGAGGGCTCTGTTTTGCCGATCAACCCAGGACAAGCTGGATCTGGTTACAATTCAAGTGATGCCTGGGATTACTTCCATATCAATTCTGTTGACAAAGATGAGAATGGTGACTACCTTATCTCTGCCAGAGACATGGCTTCCTTATACAAGATCAATGGTAAAACTGGAAAAGTTATGTGGAAACTTGGAGGCATTCCAGGCAACACTTCAAGTAGCTTTACTGAAGCTGAGAAGTTCCAGTTTGGTTTCCAGCATCATGCTAGATTTGTGGCCACATCTCCCGATCGCAAGAAACAGATTATTTCATTTTATGATAATTCTGCCCATGGAAGCGAGGACAAAAATGGACATGAAGTTCATATCGCCGAGCATTCCAGCGGTAAGTTTGTGGAAGTGGACACTGAAAAATGGACTGCCAAGTTATTGAATAACTACGTTCCACcttatcaacttctttctaagTCGCAAGGCTCAACCCAACTTCTAGAAAATGGTAATGTTATTGTCAATTGGGGTTCTGAAGGTGCCATGACAGAGTACACCCACGAGGGTAAAGTAGTTTTCCACACATTCTTCGATTCTGGTTCGCTTGGTGAGAACGTTGAGAATTATAGAGCTTTCAAATTCGACTGGCATGGATATCCAACAGAGCAGATTGCAGTCTTTTCTGAGATAACGGACTCCGGTGATACCATCATTTACGTGTCTTGGAATGGTGATACGGAAAccaagaaatggaaattCTACAGTGTTACTGATGACGGTAGTAAGAACTTGCTCGGTGAATCCAAAAGAACTGGTTTTGAGACTTCTTTCACTTCACCAAATCTTACCAAAGCAAAGATCATTGCTGAGGCAATTGACGTATCTGGTAGAGTTTTGTCAACATCAGATGAAGTTGTGGCCGAAAAGCAGGTTTTACCTTATAAGGCCAATGACTCCTTAGCCATAGGAACCAAAAATTTCCGGTCTTATTTCTCCTGGAAAGCTGCTCAACAaatctttctctccaactAA
- a CDS encoding uncharacterized protein (EggNog:ENOG41) has translation MQQIKDRLGKRMSESQDELLAKRQKANDPYEFQENTFVEYGSVFDGDESDVLDEISNGYYPNFFWIELSLFANVFLSGFDGTVTASTYTTIGDEFKATNTASWITTSYLITSTAFQPLYGSFSDILGRRSCLIGATSFFIFGCIGCSFSSNIIMLDVMRALTGVGGGGLVTLATIVNSDIIAPEQRGNWQAFQNLLLGFGGICGASFGGVIAETFGWRWCFLLQAPIGFTGVIIGYFFIQNPPRKESFDDDGHKKSMDKIDFQGSITLVLALSLQLLVLSVGGSQLAWSDIRLIGLFVLSCLFMLIFAIIEIKTKALPIIPPVLLHDPFGFIILGVGIMVGIASYAYLFILPLLFRIVLGDNISQAGLRLTIPSLFTPVGGLIAGYFMSKGANTLFKLVSCGALLMFLGNFLALKIDEGENPWVLGLYLVPANIGQGIIFPSSLFSFIYIFDKDKQAIATSTAYLFRSIGSVWGVAGSSTIIRHVLKIVVSNSLSHVPGLSKKDIAGVVEKVSQDISSIETLEPEIAFWVNKGYATAIREAQAFSTLCCFICLSLCGLKVLLKIKSRSSYD, from the coding sequence ATGCAGCAGATCAAAGATCGATTAGGCAAAAGAATGAGTGAATCTCAAGATGAACTTTTGGCTAAGAGGCAGAAGGCCAATGATCCTTACGAGTTTCAGGAAAATACCTTCGTTGAATATGGTTCCGTGTTCGATGGAGATGAATCTGATGTACTAGATGAAATATCCAACGGATACTATCccaacttcttttggatTGAACTATCACTTTTTGCTAATGTCTTTCTTTCAGGATTCGATGGTACAGTTACAGCTTCTACATATACAACGATCGGTGATGAGTTCAAAGCAACCAATACTGCATCGTGGATCACTACCTCTTATTTGATTACAAGTACAGCCTTCCAACCATTGTATGGTTCTTTTTCAGATATCTTGGGCAGAAGATCCTGTCTTATTGGTGCCACCtcctttttcatctttggaTGTATCGGGTGTAGTTTTTCTTCTAACATTATTATGCTTGATGTTATGAGAGCATTAACTGGGGTCGGTGGTGGTGGATTGGTGACTCTAGCTACTATTGTCAATTCCGATATTATTGCTCCTGAACAGAGAGGTAACTGGCAGGCTTTTCAGAACCTTTTACTTGGTTTTGGTGGTATATGTGGTGCATCATTTGGTGGTGTCATTGCTGAAACTTTTGGATGGAGATGGTGTTTCTTGTTACAGGCCCCTATAGGTTTTACAGGTGTCATCATAGGTTATTTCTTTATTCAAAATCCCCCAAGGAAGGAGAgctttgatgatgatggtcACAAAAAGAGTATGGATAAAATAGATTTCCAAGGTTCCATTACATTGGTTCTTGCTCTCTCCTTGCAATTGCTGGTTCTAAGTGTGGGTGGTAGTCAACTTGCCTGGAGTGATATCCGATTGATAGGTTTATTTGTTTTAAGCTGTCTCTTTATGTTGATATTCGCCATCATTGAAATTAAAACTAAGGCTTTGCCCATCATTCCACCGGTGCTTTTGCATGATCCATTTGGTTTCATTATTTTAGGGGTTGGCATCATGGTTGGTATTGCCAGTTATGCCTACTTATTTATTCTTCCATTGTTATTCCGGATAGTTCTCGGAGATAATATATCTCAGGCTGGTCTACGATTGACAATACCATCTTTATTTACTCCCGTCGGAGGTTTGATAGCAGGTTATTTTATGAGTAAAGGAGCCAACACCCTTTTCAAACTAGTGTCCTGTGGTGCTCTCCTTATGTTCTTAGGAAACTTTCTCGCTCTCAAAATCGATGAAGGCGAAAACCCATGGGTGTTAGGACTCTACTTAGTTCCAGCAAATATCGGTCAGGGTATTATTTTTCCTAGCTCGTTGTTTTCCTTTATTTACATCTTTGATAAGGATAAACAAGCCATTGCTACCTCCACTGCATATCTTTTCAGAAGTATTGGTAGCGTCTGGGGAGTTGCAGGTTCTTCTACTATTATCAGACATGTTCTAAAAATTGTTGTCAGTAATTCCTTATCACACGTACCTGGATTAAGCAAAAAAGATATAGCCGGGGTGGTGGAAAAGGTTTCGCAAGACATTTCTTCCATAGAGACATTGGAACCTGAAATTGCTTTTTGGGTTAATAAGGGTTATGCGACAGCTATCCGTGAGGCACAAGCATTCTCTACTCTTTGTTGCTTTATATGCTTATCTCTTTGCGGCCTCAAGGTCCTTTTAAAAATAAAGAGCCGTTCATCGTATGATTGA
- a CDS encoding uncharacterized protein (EggNog:ENOG41), with the protein MFGVVHYNFNSESNIHSMVEDTNEKKSTVDVSVYNADSSEDLDTNTKSLNPFADPKEAERWRAIYESSHYENLKYFDPEFEWTPQEEKRLIRKLDFKVFCWVFIMFCALDLVRRNVTRAIADNFLADLGMNNHGYNLGQTIYLLSFLCAELPMNILSKRLGPERVIPFEILAWSIVCICQAGMKNQATFIGVRSLLGFLQGGFIPDMILYLSYFYNGVDLPLRLSIFWIAIPLFQIVGSLMASGILELRGTHGMAGWQYLFIIEGFISFGIAIPSFYLMRTGPSASQNRFTKKRAPWFNEKETKILVNRILRDDPSKGDMNNRQSISWKHIFRTLASPDMWPIFIQGITAFIPFQPVSQYISLILKGMGYSTFMSNVLAIPGQFWFLINLPAVVYLSHKLKEKSLCAGIANLFILPFVIAIVAYPVDGNKWVKYVLLTGIVSEPYTHAILAAWVSQISNNVGTRAVATAIYNMTYQVGSIIAANIYQQDDKPYYKKGNQAILGICCFNIAMAIFTKFYYMLRNKQKAAVWNALSPEEQKIYKETTTDIGFNRLDFQFVH; encoded by the coding sequence ATGTTTGGTGTTGTACACTACAACTTCAATTCAGAATCTAATATTCACTCGATGGTTGAAGATACtaacgaaaagaaaagcaCTGTTGATGTCTCAGTGTATAACGCTGATTCCAGcgaagatttggatacAAATACTAAGAGTTTGAACCCATTTGCTGATCCAAAAGAGGCAGAGAGATGGAGAGCAATTTATGAGTCTTCTCACTATGAGAACCTCAAGTATTTTGATCCAGAGTTTGAGTGGACCcctcaagaagagaagagattgattaGAAAGCTCGACTTTAAAGTGTTTTGCTGGGTGTTCATCATGTTTTGTGCTTTGGATCTTGTCAGAAGAAACGTTACAAGAGCTATTGCAGATAACTTTTTGGCAGATTTAGGCATGAACAACCACGGCTATAATTTGGGACAGACTATCTACCTTTTGAGTTTCTTATGCGCTGAGTTACCTATGAATATCCTCTCCAAAAGACTTGGACCTGAAAGAGTTATTCCTTTTGAGATTCTTGCATGGTCCATCGTTTGCATATGCCAGGCTGGAATGAAAAATCAGGCAACATTCATTGGTGTCAGATCCTTGCTTGGATTTTTGCAAGGAGGATTTATACCTGATATGattctttatctttcttatttctACAACGGAGTTGACCTACCTCTTAGATTATCCATCTTTTGGATTGCAATTCCTCTTTTCCAGATTGTGGGTTCTTTGATGGCCTCGGGTATCCTTGAATTGAGGGGCACACATGGTATGGCTGGATGGCAGTACTTATTCATCATTGAAGGATTCATCAGTTTCGGTATTGCAATTCCTAGTTTTTACTTAATGCGTACCGGTCCTTCTGCGTCTCAAAATAGGTTTACTAAGAAAAGAGCTCCATGGTTCAACGAGAAGGAAACAAAAATTCTCGTGAACAGAATTCTTCGTGATGATCCCTCCAAGGGAGATATGAACAATCGTCAGTCCATCAGTTGGAAGCACATCTTCCGTACTTTGGCCAGTCCTGACATGTGGCCTATTTTCATTCAAGGAATTACTGCTTTCATTCCATTCCAACCGGTGTCTCAGTATATTTCTCTTATTTTGAAAGGTATGGGGTACTCAACATTCATGAGTAACGTTTTAGCTATACCCGGTCAATTCTGGTTTCTCATTAACCTTCCTGCTGTGGTTTACCTCAGTCACAAActcaaggagaagagtcTTTGCGCAGGTATCGCAAATTTGTTTATTCTACCCTTTGTGATAGCCATTGTAGCATATCCTGTTGATGGAAACAAATGGGTGAAGTACGTTTTACTTACAGGTATTGTGAGCGAACCCTACACACATGCAATTCTAGCTGCTTGGGTGTCTCAGATATCTAATAATGTTGGTACGAGAGCCGTTGCGACCGCTATCTATAACATGACATACCAGGTTGGTAGTATCATTGCTGCCAACATTTACCAGCAGGATGATAAACCTTATTATAAGAAGGGTAACCAGGCCATCTTAGGTATTTGTTGTTTCAACATTGCGATGGCTATTTTCACCAAATTCTACTATATGCTGAGAAATAAACAGAAGGCTGCTGTTTGGAATGCTTTGAGTCctgaagaacaaaaaatCTACAAGGAAACAACCACGGATATTGGCTTCAACAGACTCGACTTCCAGTTTGTTCACTGA
- a CDS encoding uncharacterized protein (EggNog:ENOG41), whose protein sequence is MSSSPEFDPNTYFVHYYKRTEDEDISILKWPDPLVLLAILALCARLHPTLVRRYGEFNEDVDPQLYVPNLVARGNQEDNLKSYSHSASKYFGWHARMMLRNVFDRPTVQRVQALTMLSSHEWGEKNVARSFSYIGIAARMSLLLGLGETNSLCYENEKLKGSDQKSTFIRQEVKRRTLWSVYMMDRCISSGRNRSSAIRVDDINIPLPCSERDFAFGTNVKCMTFKELTSVLEEGKPTDLLSKSTSTSFTIATFEIWAHTAKWAGEGGAKNETVDPWLKTSTHNKLSEQLDNLENMLPSHLQYNSINLDAHIADNSAGSFGYLHCIIFLSRIFLNREYLYVTPESLKKGWWESCTKKLVSSVKMSSTLINTLSSLNLMVVAPFTGFEIFTNAGTALYLSSFPSNVLQANLQHFKFPTKDFQEISLQNSRLLRHWGDVWTLANCWVEWIEEMRKMFNHVTIRIGQDTEGSSLRNILLDYGSPIIEDENDRSVKTEDSSPFIDSKRTDSVGEAPIALEISTQQSQHPNIPVLSHSPLIRTPNSLEYGPSNLESLEYFDIGSIFPGWYDAIHADDPRNIY, encoded by the exons ATGTCATC ATCCCCAGAGTTTGATCCCAATACTTATTTTGTCCATTATTACAAGAGAAcggaagatgaagatatatCCATTTTAAAATGGCCCGATCCCTTAGTCTTGTTGGCAATTTTAGCTTTGTGTGCAAGGTTGCACCCAACACTGGTGCGTCGCTATGGAGAATTCAACGAGGATGTCGATCCTCAGCTTTATGTGCCAAATTTGGTTGCCCGTGGAAATCAGGAAGATAATCTCAAATCTTATTCGCATTCAGCTTCCAAGTACTTTGGATGGCATGCTCGAATGATGTTAAGAAACGTATTTGATAGGCCTACTGTCCAAAGAGTTCAGGCTTTGACAATGTTAAGTAGTCATGAATGGGGTGAAAAGAACGTCGCCAGAAGTTTCTCCTATATCGGTATTGCAGCAAGAATGTCTCTTTTACTAGGACTAGGAGAAACTAATTCTTTATGCTATGAGAACGAGAAATTGAAAGGATCAGACCAGAAGTCAACGTTTATCAGGCAAGAAGTTAAGCGCAGAACTTTATGGTCTGTTTATATGATGGACCGCTGTATTTCGAGTGGTCGAAACAGATCCTCTGCAATAAGAGTTGACGATATTAATATTCCACTTCCATGCAGTGAACGAGATTTCGCATTCGGTACCAATGTTAAGTGTATGACTTTTAAAGAGTTGACTTCAGTGCTGGAAGAGGGTAAACCAACTGATTTGTTATCTAAATCCACTTCTACATCTTTCACTATAGCCACTTTCGAAATTTGGGCACATACTGCCAAATGGGCCGGAGAAGGAGGTGCCAAGAATGAGACTGTAGATCCATGGCTCAAAACATCTACTCATAATAAGTTGTCTGAGCAGCTTGATAACTTGGAAAATATGCTTCCCTCACACCTTCAGTACAATTCCATCAATCTTGATGCGCATATTGCAGACAATTCTGCAGGTTCCTTTGGATACCTTCATTGTATTATCTTCTTATCGCGGATCTTTTTGAATAGGGAATATCTATACGTGACTCCAGAATCTCTCAAGAAGGGATGGTGGGAATCATGTACAAAGAAGTTGGTATCATCAGTTAAAATGAGCTCAACGTTGATTAATACTCTTTCTtcgttgaatttgatggTGGTGGCACCTTTCACTGGCTTTGAGATATTTACAAATGCAGGTACTGCACTGTATCTCTCTTCGTTTCCTTCAAATGTACTGCAAGCTAATCTCCAGCACTTTAAATTTCCCACTAAGGATTTCCAAGAAATCTCTTTACAAAATAGTCGATTATTGAGGCATTGGGGAGATGTATGGACTTTGGCCAACTGTTGGGTCGAATGGATAGAAgagatgaggaagatgttCAACCACGTGACTATCAGAATTGGCCAGGATACGGAAGGTTCTTCTCTAAGAAATATCCTCTTGGATTATGGGTCACCCATtattgaggatgaaaaCGATCGTTCCGTGAAAACGGAAGATAGCAGTCCCTTTATTGATAGTAAAAGAACTGACTCCGTGGGTGAAGCTCCTATTGCCCTTGAGATATCGACTCAACAATCCCAGCATCCAAACATACCTGTACTTTCTCACAGTCCGTTAATTAGAACACCCAACTCCCTTGAATATGGTCCATCCAACTTAGAATCATTAGAATATTTTGATATTGGCTCCATTTTTCCCGGATGGTACGACGCTATCCATGCTGATGATCCAAGAAATATTTATTGA
- a CDS encoding uncharacterized protein (EggNog:ENOG41), producing MEKEECNDGRSEGDDREGGKGDTTTTNTELVDLPEVEPVDITSNDDLDNSADLCPICLDSLPDPGQNISRETRNTQYLARIKPCCHLYHDFCIQAWAEKANTCPQCRGRFNTIEIVADHHLIRQIHIDDKLYPLEIDESIPPEFVDETQTEGSELTLPDFHHQHLQNQLCCLCDTSNDTAFAICTECSSGYHLSCINITDFSSFNCPICDSLQNSDSIVGNRAGRRAMRDARASRRASSSGFMQELRAQIQHNRYHQLGIAVPGSVRRRISRQRALPLNLDDDNIDYVSLVNHNKEQERKMKEEKQPHDLVNVDNSEENMAWRILDKLQSGPEPRESPSRNGTVPTLEKKYKRPKHKQRKEVNSLYDGSSRPPSLSSSSTSTRLTEAALQIHDRKTIKPSYHHQRSDLNLSYNQKLIVQRLFLKPVLKNLHLSPQGYTHANKAVSRKLYREIKTRPDMMYWLHSVEEMAERDGIDMRNKTEVDAMLRRNNSHLALRKDLDPLVSRLLREELLLLNDKGH from the coding sequence atggaaaaagaagaatgcaaTGATGGAAGAAGCGAAGGGGACGATAGAGAGGGGGGAAAAGGTGACACTACGACTACAAATACAGAGTTGGTGGATTTACCTGAAGTTGAGCCTGTAGATATCACTTCTAACGATGATCTGGACAATTCTGCCGACCTATGTCCCATCTGTCTTGACTCACTTCCAGATCCTGGTCAGAACATTTCCCGAGAGACGAGAAATACTCAATATTTGGCTAGAATAAAGCCCTGCTGTCATCTATACCACGATTTCTGTATCCAGGCGTGGGCCGAGAAGGCAAATACCTGCCCTCAATGTCGAGGAAGATTCAATACAATCGAGATTGTGGCTGATCATCACTTGATACGTCAAATTCATATTGATGACAAACTTTATCCGTTGGAGATCGATGAGTCCATACCGCCAGAGTTCGTTGACGAGACACAGACTGAGGGGTCTGAGTTAACGTTACCagattttcatcatcagcacTTACAAAATCAACTTTGCTGCCTCTGCGATACTTCAAATGATACGGCCTTTGCCATTTGTACGGAATGTTCGTCTGGTTATCATCTTTCATGCATCAATATCACCGATTTCTCCAGCTTCAACTGTCCTATTTGtgattctcttcaaaatagTGACTCGATAGTGGGGAACCGTGCAGGTAGAAGAGCCATGAGAGATGCAAGGGCTAGTAGACGCGCCAGTTCATCGGGTTTTATGCAGGAACTTCGTGCTCAAATTCAACATAATAGATACCATCAGCTGGGTATAGCGGTTCCGGGTAGTGTAAGAAGACGAATTTCTCGGCAGAGGGCTCTGCCTTTAAATCTCGATGACGATAATATTGATTACGTTTCGTTAGTGAACCATAataaagaacaagaacgaaagatgaaggaggaaaagcAGCCTCATGATCTCGTCAACGTTGATAATAGTGAGGAGAACATGGCTTGGAGGATATTAGACAAGCTACAGAGCGGACCTGAACCCAGGGAAAGTCCCAGTAGGAATGGTACGGTTCCTACgctggagaagaaatataaGAGGCCAAAACACAAGCAGAGAAAGGAAGTAAACTCACTTTATGATGGCAGTTCACGACCTCCCTCACTTTCGAGTTCATCGACATCTACAAGACTCACAGAAGCCGCATTACAAATACACGATAGGAAGACTATAAAGCCatcttatcatcatcaacgCTCGGATCTGAATCTCAGCTATAACCAAAAGTTAATCGTTCAAAGGCTTTTTCTCAAACCTGTACTGAAGAATCTCCATCTTAGCCCCCAGGGATATACGCATGCAAATAAAGCGGTGTCCAGGAAACTTTATAGGGAGATCAAGACAAGGCCAGATATGATGTACTGGCTTCACAGCGTTGAGGAAATGGCAGAAAGAGACGGTATTGATATGCGAAACAAGACCGAAGTTGATGCGATGCTTAGACGCAACAATAGCCATCTGGCTCTCAGAAAAGACCTTGATCCATTGGTGAGCAGACTTCTTCGAGAAGAGCTACTACTGCTGAATGATAAGGGACATTAA
- a CDS encoding uncharacterized protein (BUSCO:EOG093420PC), producing the protein MFQNIMSQQPYEPEFQQAFNELVSTLKDSTLFEKHPEYKKVISVVSVPERIVQFRVTWEDDKGEMQINHGYRVQFNSALGPYKGGLRLHPTVNLSILKFLGFEQTFKNALTGLPMGGGKGGSDFNPKGKSDSEIRRFCVAFMKQLARYIGQFTDVPAGDIGTGGREIGFMFGAYKQIKNQWEGVLTGKGLTWGGSLIRPEATGYGLDYYVEKMIEKATGGKESFKGKRVAISGAGNVAQYAALKAIELGATVVSLSDSKGAIICQKGVTPQQVLDIQAAKLHFKSLQEIVVATDSFKGHKIQYLPGARPWIHVGAVDIALPCATQNEVSGEEAKALVAAGCKFIAEGSNMGCTKEAIDVFEAERVNTTTTGGSIWYAPGKAANCGGVAVSGLEMAQNSQRVQWTTKEVDDKLKDIMVNCFANCYETSSTYTAEGNKSALPSLVMGANIAGFVKVADAMHDQGDWW; encoded by the exons ATGTTTCA aaatatcATGAGTCAACAACCTTACGAACCAGAATTCCAACAGGCTTTTAACGAGTTGGTTTCAACCCTGAAAGATTCCACTCTTTTCGAAAAGCACCCAGAATACAAGAAGGTTATTTCTGTTGTTTCCGTTCCTGAGAGAATTGTTCAATTCAGAGTCACTTGGGAAGATGATAAGGGAGAGATGCAGATTAATCACGGTTATAGAGTGCAGTTCAACTCTGCTCTTGGCCCATATAAGGGAGGACTTAGATTGCATCCTACAGTGAATCTTTCGATCTTGAAGTTCCTTGGTTTTGAACAGACCTTCAAGAACGCTTTGACTGGCCTTCCAATGGGTGGTGGTAAAGGTGGATCCGACTTCAATCCTAAGGGAAAGTCAGACTCTGAGATTAGGAGATTCTGTGTCGCTTTCATGAAGCAATTGGCCAGATATATTGGCCAATTTACTGATGTTCCTGCTGGTGATATTGGTACTGGTGGACGTGAGATTGGTTTCATGTTTGGTGCTTACAAGCAGATCAAGAACCAGTGGGAAGGTGTTCTAACTGGTAAAGGTTTAACCTGGGGAGGATCCTTGATAAGACCTGAGGCTACTGGTTATGGTTTGGACTATTACgttgagaagatgattgaGAAGGCTACTGGTGGTAAGGAATCCTTTAAGGGCAAGAGAGTTGCTATCTCTGGTGCCGGTAACGTTGCTCAATACGCTGCTTTGAAGGCCATCGAACTTGGTGCTACTGTTGTGTCTCTCTCAGACTCTAAAGGTGCCATCATCTGCCAAAAAGGTGTCACTCCTCAACAGGTTTTGGACATCCAGGCGGCTAAACTCCACTTCAAGTCTTTGCAAGAAATCGTCGTTGCTACCgactctttcaaaggtcACAAGATCCAATACTTGCCAGGTGCAAGACCATGGATCCATGTCGGTGCTGTCGATATTGCCTTGCCTTGTGCTACTCAGAATGAGGTTTCCGGTGAAGAGGCCAAGGCTTTGGTTGCTGCCGGATGCAAGTTCATTGCTGAAGGTTCAAATATGGGCTGTACCAAAGAGGCTATTGATGTCTTTGAGGCCGAAAGAGTGAACACTACTACTACTGGCGGCTCTATCTGGTATGCTCCTGGTAAGGCTGCTAACTGTGGTGGTGTCGCTGTCTCTGGTCTTGAAATGGCTCAGAACTCTCAGAGAGTCCAATGGACTACCAAGGAAGTTGATGACAAGTTGAAGGACATTATGGTGAATTGCTTTGCCAATTGCTACGAGACCTCCTCCACCTACACTGCTGAGGGTAATAAGTCTGCCCTTCCTTCATTGGTCATGGGTGCCAATATCGCCGGTTTCGTCAAGGTTGCCGACGCTATGCACGACCAGGGTGATTGGTGGTAA
- a CDS encoding uncharacterized protein (EggNog:ENOG41), with product MTLKSSTQLENLAEQLSQNQSLSKDTAKNLDSNVSFEVFNKKGEKEFWRLNAKKGEKVILKKASGDADEADIRIRIDDLNLRKLIRGKQSAQRLFMTGKLKIKGNVMKAAYIEKLLKFAGPQGSKL from the coding sequence ATGACACTCAAATCGTCTACACAATTGGAGAACCTCGCAGAACAATTGAGCCAGAATCAATCGCTTAGTAAAGATACAGCCAAGAATCTCGACTCAAATGTGTCATTTGAGGTATTCAACAAAAAGGGAGAAAAGGAGTTTTGGAGGTTGAACGccaaaaaaggagaaaaggTGATTTTAAAGAAGGCCAGCGGTGACGCAGACGAAGCAGACATTCGAATCAGGATAGATGACTTGAATTTAAGAAAATTGATTAGAGGCAAGCAGAGTGCGCAGCGACTTTTCATGACGGGCAAGTTGAAGATCAAGGGAAATGTGATGAAGGCGGCATACATTGAGAAGTTATTGAAGTTTGCTGGACCCCAAGGCTCAAAGCTTTAG
- a CDS encoding uncharacterized protein (BUSCO:EOG09344RLX): MATVKTTKPTYKDMIISAVTNLKERNGSSRQALKKYIQTKFDVNTTNFDSQFNMAIKRGVSSDSFVQPKGPSGPVKLNKAVVGTKKITAIKKAASKKKPAPKKAAAAAKKSAPKKKVSTKAPKKAVGTKQSATSKKSNSKSKPVKKTAAKKVSKKTKKAPKRK; this comes from the exons ATGGCTACCGTTAAGACCACTAAACCTACCTATAAGG ACATGATCATCTCTGCCGTCacaaatttgaaggagagaaaTGGATCCAG TCGTCAAGCCCTTAAAAAATACATCCAGACCAAATTTGATGTCAACACTACCAACTTTGACTCTCAATTCAATATGGCCATTAAGAGAGGTGTTTCTTCCGACTCCTTTGTGCAACCTAAAGGTCCATCTGGTCCTGTTAAGTTGAATAAGGCTGTTGTGGGTACGAAAAAAATTACTGCCATCAAAAAGGCTGCCtctaagaagaagccagCTCCAAAGAAAGCAGCTGCCGCCGCAAAGAAATCTGctccaaaaaagaaagtctCTACAAAGGCTCCTAAAAAGGCAGTTGGAACCAAGCAGAGTGCtacttcaaagaagagcaaCAGCAAAAGCAAACCAGTTAAGAAGACGGCTGCCAAGAAGGTTTCCAAAAAGACCAAGAAGGCTCCCAAGAGAAAGTGA